The following is a genomic window from Nitrospira sp..
CGCAATCACTCGCTTCCAATTCAGCCGTCCGGCGTGGATAAGTCCGGCCACTTCCGTCATGAGGCTGAGCTGCTTCCATGCCCGATGCGCCCCATACACGCATAGCACGAGTATCGCCTCCTCCGGGGCCATTCCCCTGATCCTCCGGCCATCCAGCGAGACCGGCCTGATATGGCTCCATACCTCCGGTCGCTCGATCGGAAAAGTCATACTCGCATGGCTCATCGCCCACAGCAGCTCGATCCGGCGCGACGTGTTGGCATGAACGTAGACGAGCGACCGCTCAGAGACATCGGTATCGCCTGAGGCCTGTCCCTTCCCTCCTCTCGCCACATAGCCCTGAGAAACCAACACTTGCTGGCCCGCGACAAGTTGGTTCCTGCGCACCAGCACAACCGGATCGGTCGGAGCGCAGAGCGTGAGATCGCCATAGATCATAGCGGCTAGAACGACGCCTCTGACGGGAAGGACTGAGATTCCGGCCTCATCAAAGAGTCGAGACAGTCGAAGCAGATCCTCCGCTCCCGCTCGATTCACGACGGCCGCCGCCTCTGCTCGCCGACAAAGCACATCGAGATCCGCCGGAGGAGCAAGGTCCGCGCACAATCCGGTCAGCGTCCTAGCGAGCAAGGCTTCGACGCCCTGAGCGCTGGCCAATTCCAGCAACAACGGCCAATTCAAACCGGCCTGCGCACTCTCAAGAATCCGGCGGCGGATAAACTCAGGCACCGTCGCTCTCGCGCACCAGATAAGAAACTGGGCTTCCCGGAAACGCACCGGGTTCACCCATCCATCAGACGCACCGGGAGATGCGGCTCCATCGACCGGATATCGCGACGAGAATCCCACCGCTACATCCTCCCCTCAAGCAACTGAGTCAGCGCACGAACAGATTTAGCCACAGGACTCACGTACAGACTCCGAACCGTCTCAAATTCCCTGGGCGCGGCATCGAGCAATCCGACTTGCAGAACCTCCGGATGCTCGGGACGATAGTGCGAGCCGGACAGTCCGTCCCATATGGACAGCTTGCGCCCGAAACTCTTATTCCAATGGCGTGGATCGACGCTGTGGCTGTGATGGATCTGATGATGCGCCGGACTGATGAACAGCCAATTGAACACCGGGCCATACGAGAGCCAGATGTGCGAGTGACGCAAATGCATGCCCAGCAGCGCGATCGTAAACCCGATGATACTCACACCGAAAATCATCTCGACCTGAAGCTCACGACCAAGAATGTTTTCATAAAAGACCGCAGAGAACCCGATGGCCGGAACCTGTAACAGGGCAAAACCGATGGTCTCAACGGGATGGACTCGATAGGCTGCCGCAGGAGTCAGCACCTCGACCGAATGATGCACCCGATGAAAGGCCCACAGCACTGGCACCGTGTGGAATAACGTGTGCGCCCAATAATTGATCAAATCGTGCAGCAGGAGAAAACCGATGGCTGCCATGACAATCGCCGTCAGAGAAAGAGCACGGGGCGGCTCCCATCCCAACTGTCCAACCAATAACCACGACATCCCTTTTGCGCCCAGCACTCCGAGCCCTGTCATGATGGGAACATAGAAAAGAAATGTCAACACCATATCGATGGCCGCGAACCGAAAATCCAGCCTGGTCGACCAATGGCGATACAAGCGCGCGGGAAAGGCAAACTCTTGAAAGGACTCGCCCTCCAAGCGTCCCGCCCGCTTGGCCATCACATACATCGCCCAGGCACACGCCAAGCTGGAAAGAAGATACGGCCAGGCCAACCCATTCGAGAGGTTGACGAAAACGCGAGGAATTTGCCCGATGGTCGTCGTGAACTGGTCCCAGGAAGAGACGGCGGACAGGGCGTATTCAGCCACGCGCTCTAGAAACCAGCGTGCTGCCTCAATCATCTGGCACTTCTATTCTGCGGTTACGCCGTATGAACAACTCCTTCTCCTGTCGCGCCATACGCCTTCACCTCTTTTTATTGGTCACAGTCCATCGGAACGCACCGGATTCTGAGGGCGATTGAATAGGCCTGAGACAAGGCTTCGGCGAAGGAGCCCTCCTACACGCTTAAACGGGCCGACATACAGCTTCCCAACGGTCGAGAACTCGTCCTTGCTCTCGCCGACAAGTCCGAATTGAAGGCGCTCATGGCAATCCGGCACACAAAGCGTCCCAAACATCCAATCCCACAACGAAAACTTCACGCCGAAGTTCTTGTCGTGATGGCATGGATCGATACTGTGATGGGCTTGATGCACGATCGGAGTCACGAGAATACGATCCAGCAGAGGGCCATAGGAAATCGGAAGGTGCGAATGCTGCAAGTGATGCCCTGAAAGTCCATGCAGAAACCCGATAAGGCTGACACCGAAGATCGTCGTGGCAGCTAAGTCTTGCGTCGATATATGTTGGTAAAAGACAACGGCAAATCCAATGACCGGCGCACGCAAAATCGCCGTCACAAAAAACTCCACGGGGTGCGCACGGAACCCTGAAATGGGCGTCAATACCTCAGCCGAATGATGCACCTGATGAAACGTCCACAGAAACGGAACTTTATGAAGCAATACATGACCTACGTAATTGATGAAATCGTACAACAGGTAAAATCCGAGCATCGCGGCAAAGAGAACAGGCACAGGTAACGTGGTCGGAGAGATCCAGCCCAGATAGCCGGTTAACACTATCTTGCCCATCTTCTCCGCAAGAAGGGCGAAGCCGACCAACATGGGCACAAAGAACAATGCATTGAGCACGACACTCACCGCATAAAATCGGTAGTCCACCCAGGCAGAGGAGTGACCGTACACAAACCGAGGAAACAGAAAGGCTCTAAAGGACGACACCGACAGCGCCTCCCCCTTCCTCGACAGGCTATACGCCACACCGGCAATCGTCACACTGGCAAGCAGATACGGCCAGGCCAATCCGCTATTGAGGCGCGTGAATGTGCCGCCGATCTCTCCGATGGCTGCCGTAAAACGGTCCCAGGAAGAGACCGTGGACAGGGAGTATTCGGCCACACGCTCTAAGAACCATCGTACTGCGTCAATCACCAGGCCTCTCAATTACGCCCTATACGATTCGTGGGGCAGCCGGCCGAAGCCGGCCGCCCCACGAACGCGGTTACGGCAGCATTAGCTAATAGGACTCAATCGCACCGGGTTTCTCACCCACACTCTTGTCGCTAGCCTTCACCCCGGACGTTCCGCCGGTGATGTCGCGCAACATGTCGTGCGCCACCAAGACCGGCTCGGTGTACGACTCTTTCTGCTGTTGCTCCATGCTTCTTCACCCCCTTTCTATTGTTAAAAGTCCCTCGTGACTCAGATGGGTCACCAGAGCAAAGAGATCATCGGCAATCCGCTCCGGCGGAGCATCGAACCGTCCACACAATGCGGTGTGAATGGCCTGAAGGGACGCTGTTCCCGTGCAGGCGTCCCAGATCGCGCTGCCAACCCGATTCAAGGTGTAGTAACGGCCCGTACTCAAATCGAGTAACACGGTCTCGCCATCCAACGTCGTTCCCTGAACATCCGGATTAGGGCGCGGCACCGCCGCCATGAGGTCCTGGCGGGTATCTTGCCGGCCTCGTTCAATCTGTTGCTGCTCTCCCTCCGACAGAACGGCACGAGCTGCTTCGGCCAGTTCTGCGGTCGTTGCATGCCCCCCTAGCGATACCTGTCCAGGCTCGGACGCCACGGTTAGATCCGGCCTCAAATCGGCGGTGATAAACGGCTGTCTCCCCATTAGCGGCACTCCTTTCGTCGTTGCGATTCGACCGATTCACATTCGTTACGCCCGTCCGGCACAGAGCAGATCGGCTAAGGCATCGCCAATTCGCTGACCGGTATAGTTCTCAAAAAAGGTAAACCCCGGGCTGGTATTGACCTCGAAACAATAATAGGCGCCAGCCGGCGTCCGGCGAAAATCGATTCCGCTCAGGCTCAATCCCAAGCCTCTGGCGAGACCGAGACAGCGGGCCTGAATACTCTGCTCCAATTCGACGGCTCGCATGGTGCGCTGCTTGTCCTCGCGACCGGCATACCGGTAATCCGTCCCGTCCGACAGCACCTCGGTCGCGAACAAACGGTCTCCCACCGTATGCACGCGCAGATCCGCGCCTGGAATCGTTTCTTGCAACTGCACGGGGCAGGAGCGGATGTGTTCCAGGCGGGGAAAATCAGCCGGCGTCAACGGCCTCACAATCGACCGTTCCGCGCTGATGGATTTGTAAATGACGCGCCCCTGGCACTCGTCATAGAACCGGCGCGCTTCTTCCGGCACCATCGTCACCAGTGTCTTCGGAACCAGGAAGCCGGCTTGCTCAATCAGCTGTTGCTGATAGGGCTTCGACATGTTCGTATGCCCGGCCTGGCGCCGGTTCACAACCAGGACTGAAAGACTCTCGGCAAACTCCCAGAGTGTCGTCGCGAGGATTCTGGCCCTCGGAGACGAGGCCGACCGGGCGCCGACTCCACGCAAATACACCGCATCAATACTGGCGGCATCGATAACCTGCTGGCCGAGACGGATGTGCTCTACAATCCTACGGCCATCGCTCGACCAGGACACATCCCAATCCTGCCCTTCCGAATCCGGATGGACGAGCATGAGATCAGCGTTCCGGACCGCAAGCCGGGCGCACACATTCGCAAGCACTGAGTCGGCCATCGGTCCCATGAGAAGAATCATCCTGCGACAGGCTCCTCTGTTCAGAAAGGTATTCGAGCAACTGCTCCGCAATCTGCTGCTGCGCGTCCTGCGGACAACGCCAGAAGTTCGGCGTGCCGCTGATATCGAGACACCAGAGGTCTCCGCTGGGGTCGATCACAATCTGACACTCAGCAAAGGTGAGCCCTAACGCGCGCGCGAGATCACAACAACGCGCGGTGTGAGCGGACAGCACCTCCACCGGCTGCGACACCGCCTCGCCGGAACGAAGGACCGTCGCCACCGCTCGCTCGCCCGCCACATAGACCGTCGCCTGCTGCCCAGGCGGAACGGTTTGAAGCGACACCGCCTGTTGTTCCATGACTTGGCGGATCTGCTCGGCCCCATCCTGCGCTTGCAGGAACCGCCCCGGCTCACTCGATCCAAGAGGCTTAAGATAGGCCGACCCGCCCCAAGCCGTGAATTGCTGCAAGGCATCGGCTTGGCTGGACGTGTAACGGACTGCGGGAAGAAGAAATCCATGCGCTGGCGCGAGCGGGGCCAACAGCGGGCTTCCCGAAAGAAGTGTGGGCCTGCCGCCGGGAACCGGCCGATTGATCACTGGACAGGGCATCGCATTCAGGAAGGCCAGCCAGGCCGCGGTGGCCTCCTTCGTCACATAGTCGGCGTCGGCATCCGACAGCCCCTCAAGATTCACACGTAATGGGAACGGAAGCCGAGTGAAAATTCCCGTGAGGGTTTCAAGAGTAATTCTCTGCCCATTGATCTCCAGAAATCCTTGGATGACCGACTCTTTGGCCGAAACCGGCCAATTAAGCAGAACCTTATCCAGCAGCTGCAGGGGTTCAACCCAGCAGACATCGCTCCCTGTTCGTTGAGCTTCTCGATGGATACGCGCTGCCCAGGGGTCGGTTGAATCGGCAAGAATGAGAATCACTGGAGATGACTCCTCTCCGGCGCCTGAATTCAATGGAGTAGCTGCGTGAAAAATCTCAAGGCGCGCCAGGCCTTCGAGAAGAATAGCCCCAGCCTGGCACCCTGCCTAGACCACTAGAAGCGGGGCTTCCCCTACATAAGTCTGTACGTAGGGGGAGCTATTCTAAGAGATGCGGCAAGAAGATGAAAGAGCGCACGATCTGAAACAGGAGGATTACTGGTAGTGCTGCGCTTGGGTGAGGAATAGTGAGGCATAGAGGCCTTGGCGCCCCATCAAGTCATCGTGCGAACCCTGTTCCACGATCTGACCGCGATCCACGACGAAAATTCTGTCGGCCATCTTAACCGTGGAGAGTCGATGGCTGATTAAGATGGCTGTCCGTCCTTGCGCCAGTTCATGGAACCGTTCAAATAACTCCGCTTCTGCCTTGGCATCCATGGCGCTGGTCGGTTCGTCGAGAATCAGGACCTGGGAATTGCGGAGAATCGCCCGGGCCAGGGCCACCTTCTGCCATTCTCCGATACTCAGCTCATGCCCTCCATCGAATAGCTTCCCCAGCAAAGACTCGTAGCCCTTCGGCAACCGCTCAATGGTCTCATGAACACCGGCTTGCTTGGCCGCCTGCACGACCGTCGGCAATGCGATATCGGATGCCTGCACCCCCAATGCGATGTTGTCTTTGGCGGAAAACTGAAACTTCACAAAGTCCTGAAAAATTCCGCTGACCGCGCCACGGACGTCGGCGATGGCATAGTCGCGAAGATCCGCCCCATCGATCATAATGCGCCCGCTCGTGGGATCATACAGACGGCACAAGAGCTTCACTAAGGTCGTTTTTCCAGCGCCGTTGGCGCCGACAAACGCCACATGCTCGCCAGGCCTGATCGTAAACGTGAAGTCGCGAACCGCCACCCGTTCTTCATGGGGATATTGAAACGAGACCCGCTCGAACCTAATCCCCTGCCCGAGCGAGGCGGGAAACCGCCGCGGCTGAACCGCTTCAGGCAGCTTTGAACGAATCGCGAGAAATTCATTCAGCGTCGTCAGAAAGAGATTGCTCTCATACAAATTCGACACACTCCAACCCAACCCTTCGAGAAACCCCGAGGCCCGCTGGATCGCCTGAAAGAACATGACGAGATCACCGACCGTCAACAGTCCATGAAACGTTCTTACTGCCACAAAGCTGTAGACTCCGAAGACGCCCGCCACTCCCACAATCTGCGCCGCCAGCCCGAACAGCGCCCACCGGCGCTCCAGCGCAATCCGCTCCTGGCGCAATATCGTCCGCGTCTCGCGGAACCAGTCTCGCAACCGAGGGCCGAGATCGAACAAGCGAACTTCTTTGGCGGCGGTGGCCTGCGTCAACAGCATATTGACGTACCAGGCTTTCCGTTCCAGCGGCGTCCGCTCGCGCTCCCAGGCAAACAACCGGTTGGATTGCTGCAACCGGACCAAGAAATACGGAATCGCCGTCAGCGCAAGGACCGGAATGACCGCCCAATGCAGCCACCAGAGAATGCCCGCCATCGCCAGCAGCGAGATGCCATCCTGGAAACATTGCAAGAGCGCGTTGAGAATTGCGGTGGGACGATAGGGCGCTTCCTGCTGCGCCCGGTGCAGCGTATCTTGATACCGCGCATTCTCGTAATACTCGAGATCGACCTCGACAGACTTCGCCTGCAGCAGCGCATGCATATGATCGGTGACGACCTGGGCGTGAATCCTGGAAATCAAAGAAGCGGCAACCGTGAGCAGGGCACTGATCACCGCGGCCCCTGCCAGTCCCGCGAGAATCGTTGCAATGGGAGTTAACGAGGCATCCGGCGAAGGAACCTTAATTTCCTCCGTCACCGCATCGATCAATAACTTCGTCAGGTACAGCACGGCCAGCGGCAACAACCCCTGGACCACCCGTACAGCAATGCTGCCGACCGCGAGGCTCGGACTGCTCTGCCAGACAAAGGAGAGGGCATACCGAAGCGTCTGAAGAAACGGCCGTATGCGAAGCAGCAAACTATTCATGGAGATTCAAATGCGTCTGTTTTTGCCTCAGATAACCGCCGTCGTCCCCTTCCGTGGGCGCACAGGCGGCACGAGATCCCGGTTGACTAGGGGACCAGGAGGGAATGAGTAGGTCACGGTGAACTGCTGCCAATACCGGCCAGGCTCGTGAAACGGCTGATGATCCAGCATCAACCAAGCATGGCCATCGAGACCGGTCCCATCCTTTCTCACTCCGCAATGAAACGACACCGGATAGCCCGATCGTGTGGCGAACCAATACAAGGCCAACGATCGGGGAAAACAATTCCCTTTTGCATTGTAGGGGAAGAGCTGGAGCCATCGATCTAGATAGTAGACCAGGTCTTCAAATCGCGCCGGATCGGGATTCCCGGAAAGCACGGCTGGCTGCAGTCGCTGCAACACCCTCGGAAGACTTTCGCCGCGTAATCGAAAACGAATCCACGACACCACCGCAGCCACCTGCAACAGCAGCCAATACTTTCTCGCTATTCGCTTCATCGTAGGCTCAGTCGGCCCAATCGCAGGACGCGCTCCCGCAATCGCGTGCCTTTCTAGACGACAACCCCTCACACACCCGAGAGAGCCCGTGGCCATCAGCGGCCATGATCGACCCATCGATTGATTGTGCCGCGAATGGGAGAGGGGACCAGATTCCTCACCGCGCGCTGGCAGGGCCGGACAAGATGCGACAATTGCGCCAGCCGCTTCCCACGGGAAAACCAGCTTGGCGGAGCCTCCACGATTGACGAGCCGTCCCGGCACAGTGCCAGGCCGAATCGCCATTGCTCCCACCAAGTGTCTTTCAACGAAAAATAGACGGCCACTGCCTGCTCCTCGCTGACACCGTTCCTGGGATTCGCCAAAAGACTCGCCGGCATACGCTCGGACAACATCTGAATATCGGAATCGGCCGAATAGCGGTCGTGGACCGATTCTGGGATCGGCGCATCTAGCACCCGATGGGCCAGGGCCAATCCGATGTGCATAAGCCGCAGGCAACGCCAGGCCTTCGCCTGTGAAAAAACCCTGGCCCAATCGAGGTTCGGATGCGAACGGAGCAATTCAGCGACATCGCACACCCACTTGAGCTGTTCCCAAGCATGCTTCGATCCATGCACACAGAGAAGAATCAGAAGTTCCTCAGGCGCCAGCGTGTGAACCGTCGACTTTCCCAGCACCATCGGCGTCCGATGTGCCCAGAACTCCGGACGATCCAGTTGAAAGGCAAAATGCTGATGCGCCATCACCCACTGAAGATCGACTCTGAATAGGCTGCGCGTCTTGATAAACACATTGTAGGGGCCCTCTTCGTGCTCCGCTTCCGCTGGGTCGGTCGAAGGGTCTTTTCGCTCATACCCCTGAGCAAGCAATACCGCTTGCGCGGCCCCAACCGCAGATTCTGGAATCAAGAGATCGAGATCGCTGAAATCACGAAGCGTCAGATCGCCATAGGCGGACAAGGCTAAGGTCGCGCCTTTAATGGGCACAACCGGGACATTCCGCGCGGCAAATGCATCGCACAAGTTTCCCAGTTCCTGCGCAAGCGATCGGCTCAGCAAGGCACAGGCTTGTGTTTTTTGGCGCAGCTTCGCCAGCACATCGCCCGGCACGAGCGCGGGACAGATAGTCGAAATATTCCGATAGAAAAGCGGAAGCACGCCGTGAGACGTGGCGAGATCCAGCAGCTGTCCCCAATTCAGCGGCTCCTGGATCCGCGCGCAGATCCGCGCGCGCAGTTCCTCGGTCAGGTGCGTGCGCGCGCAGCACACCAGCAACTCCGCTTCAGGCAACCACGGGAATTGCCGTGCGACCTTCATCGCCCCTTCTCCAGCAGCGGGGTGATCAGTTTCGGCAAATCCAAGATATCGCGGCCGAAATGCAGTCGGTAACAATCGACTTGCTGTACAAGTTTCGCCAGCACTTTGAACTCCCGCCGAGCGACCTCTTGATCGTAGACCAGCAAGGCTTGCGGCAAGAGCGCCTCCAGCGCCCGGCTCTTGGGAAGCAGTTCAAGATGGCTCTTCGGTGCATCGACGACATGGGGAAACAACACAAGCGCGGGCTGGCAGCGCTCACCGACCGCCGTCCGATAGAGGTCTTCGGCATAAAAAAATCGTTTGGGCACACCTGGATGGAGCACCTGCTCCGATGCCGACTGCAGTTCTGGGAAAAACTGCACCGTGGCATCGGTGACATTGATCTTGATCGGAAACGGCAGCACTTCCACCTGCGCTCCGGAATCCTGCAAGAGTGGATGATCGTCCGATAGATAGCGATAGCCGGACCGAAGTAAGGAGATAAACGAGGTGGTTTTCCCGCGGCCGCTGTTGCCGGGAATCAAGATGGCGCGACCGCTGTACTCCAGCGCCGTCGCATGAATCGTATAGAGCCCGCGGCGCCGCAATAATTCAATCAACGCCAGGTGAAATAGATATTCGATCAGGTTGGAGGACAGCCGCTCGGGATTTATCACATACCCCTCGGCTTGGCCCTGCGCGCCGTCGATCACTAACACCCCGATCTCAGGAAACTCTGCGATCAGAAGCCCCTGATCCGCACTCACCTTGTAGGCCAGTCCGGTCGCTCGCCGATCCCCGACCGCCTCACCCGTACCGGCCGCCAACTGCCGCGCCGAAGCGGAAATTGTAAAGGGAACCTCGGCCAGATTCTTCACTTGTCGAAAACGAAGAGTCAGCACCGCATCGGCATCGAACGCATCGTTCAGGCGAAAATGCCGCAACAACTCGTTCACCGGTTGCGCCAGAATCGGCACATCCGTCTCATATCTGACCGCCGTGCCATAGAGTGAATAGCGATATTCAACCATGCTCATTTCTACCATACCCTCAGGATTCAACCGACGTATTTCGCGCTACCACGCCGTTGCAAGGAGATGGGCCGGCCCGCCATTTAGCGAGCCGACCCCTTCACATTAATCGTTATTCCACCAGCGGCGCGGCCTCTTGTCATCACAATTGTAGCCTGACTGACCCGCCGTAATGTCGCGCAACAGTTCGTGTTTCTCTACCGCTGGCTGGACATACTGTTCTTTCTTCTGTTCCATTTTGTATTACCTCCTCAATTTATATAGACGGCACAATCTCCGTGAGCCCGCTACCCCTCAGGGACGCTACTTCTCCTGGCACTGAAGTGTTCTGCAAGGCTGCTGCCCAGAGTTTCCCGCCGTAATGTCGCGCAACAACTCATGCTTCATCACCATCGGCTGGGCACACTGCTTTTTCTGTTGTTCCATTTTTCTTCACCTCCTTTCCTGTTCAAGTAGCCCCTCCTGAACCAATTCATTGGCCAGGTTGACAAGGTCGTCGAGGGCTCGCTCGGATGCGACCTCAAACTGGTCGCCGATAACCGCATGAATATCGCCCATCGTGTTCCGCCCCGTGCAATGCTCCCAAATCACACTCCCCAGCCGATTCAAGGTGTAGTACCGGCCGCTGCTCAGGTCCAACAGCACTGTCTCTCCATCCATCGTCGTACCTTGCACGTCGGGACTTGGTCGCAAAACGATGCGATCAAGTTGCGTCCGATCGATTGAACCGTGGATCGAAGATTCTGCCGCACCGGACAATATCGTCGTAGCTGAGATCTCTACCATCTGCCATCCTCCTTGCCGGTCGCTGCCCGGCTTTTCGACTGCGCCTAGGAGCCGCTATACCAGCATCGACTACCTGCATCGACTTCCGCTCGCCATCGCGACAGACTGTCGTCTTCTTCAAGAAAGGTAGCCTGACATTGGGATCTTGCCTATACCCCAAAGGCCTGATGAAGTACCCCACCTTGGTATATGGCCAGGGGTGGGACTGCGTGCAACAAGGCCTTGAGGGCAAGACTTTCAGGCTTGTCGAGCCAGGCGAGCAAGCGCCTAGCAAGCTTTGTGGCTCTCAGAGAAACTCTGGAGTGAAACCTGAGACAGAGACCATGACAGGCAAATCAGATGAGAAGATACGAGGCGAGAGTATTCCCGGCACAACAACAGAAGCTAGGCACCAACAAGATAAGCTGGCCGATCCTCGAGAACCGGCCAGCCCATTAGTTCGTTACTACTTATCGCAATTCCTATCACAACCAGGGATAGATTGCTTCGCCGTGATGTCGCGCAACAACTCGTGCTTCACCATCACCGGCTGAACATACTGCTCTTTCTGTTGTTCCATTCTTCTTCACCTCCTTTCCTGTTGAAATCGCTCTTCCTGAATCAGTTCCCTGACCGGAACGCGTGCGCAAGAATAGACAGGACAACAGGCCTTGTCCACCCTCCTTTGGAGGGAGCACACGTATCTTCAAACAACTAGGAGAGATTACGAGGCTGGGATGAACATGGCGATACCGACTGGCTGAAGAAAAAGAGAGGCCACTTCTAAAGCGAGAGGCCGCTCCTCAGCAGAACGAAGGGGGGGAAGGATCCAATACATAGCTGTGAGAGATTCGAAGGAACAGACATGACCGCAGGACGCCGTCTACACGTCAC
Proteins encoded in this region:
- a CDS encoding PqqD family protein (MaGe:77309922), with the translated sequence MVEISATTILSGAAESSIHGSIDRTQLDRIVLRPSPDVQGTTMDGETVLLDLSSGRYYTLNRLGSVIWEHCTGRNTMGDIHAVIGDQFEVASERALDDLVNLANELVQEGLLEQERR
- a CDS encoding hypothetical protein (Evidence 4 : Unknown function but conserved in other organisms; MaGe:77309920); the encoded protein is MKVARQFPWLPEAELLVCCARTHLTEELRARICARIQEPLNWGQLLDLATSHGVLPLFYRNISTICPALVPGDVLAKLRQKTQACALLSRSLAQELGNLCDAFAARNVPVVPIKGATLALSAYGDLTLRDFSDLDLLIPESAVGAAQAVLLAQGYERKDPSTDPAEAEHEEGPYNVFIKTRSLFRVDLQWVMAHQHFAFQLDRPEFWAHRTPMVLGKSTVHTLAPEELLILLCVHGSKHAWEQLKWVCDVAELLRSHPNLDWARVFSQAKAWRCLRLMHIGLALAHRVLDAPIPESVHDRYSADSDIQMLSERMPASLLANPRNGVSEEQAVAVYFSLKDTWWEQWRFGLALCRDGSSIVEAPPSWFSRGKRLAQLSHLVRPCQRAVRNLVPSPIRGTINRWVDHGR
- a CDS encoding hypothetical protein (Evidence 4 : Unknown function but conserved in other organisms; MaGe:77309924), with translation MEQQKEQYVQPVMVKHELLRDITAKQSIPGCDRNCDK
- a CDS encoding hypothetical protein (Evidence 5 : Unknown function; MaGe:77309923), which produces MGSCLYPKGLMKYPTLVYGQGWDCVQQGLEGKTFRLVEPGEQAPSKLCGSQRNSGVKPETETMTGKSDEKIRGESIPGTTTEARHQQDKLADPREPASPLVRYYLSQFLSQPGIDCFAVMSRNNSCFTITG
- a CDS encoding hypothetical protein (Evidence 4 : Unknown function but conserved in other organisms; MaGe:77309921), yielding MSMVEYRYSLYGTAVRYETDVPILAQPVNELLRHFRLNDAFDADAVLTLRFRQVKNLAEVPFTISASARQLAAGTGEAVGDRRATGLAYKVSADQGLLIAEFPEIGVLVIDGAQGQAEGYVINPERLSSNLIEYLFHLALIELLRRRGLYTIHATALEYSGRAILIPGNSGRGKTTSFISLLRSGYRYLSDDHPLLQDSGAQVEVLPFPIKINVTDATVQFFPELQSASEQVLHPGVPKRFFYAEDLYRTAVGERCQPALVLFPHVVDAPKSHLELLPKSRALEALLPQALLVYDQEVARREFKVLAKLVQQVDCYRLHFGRDILDLPKLITPLLEKGR